A section of the Nitrospira sp. genome encodes:
- a CDS encoding threonine synthase, protein MSKMKALVCRECGKEYPPKAIHVCEMCFGPLEVKYNYDEIKSTISRKKIEQGPNSMWRYIDLLPVESTAIIGPHAGLTPLVRAKNLGAHLGIDELYIKNDTVNHPTLSFKDRVVSVALTRARELGFETVACASTGNLANSVAAHAAAAGMKCYVFIPADLEAAKVLGNLIYKPNVVEVEGNYDDVNRLCSEIAGEHGWAFVNINIRPYYAEGSKTLAFETVEQLGWRTPDQAVIPMASGSLLTKIWKGLHEMHALGLVDSVRTKINGAQAEGCSPIATAFKAGRDFFKPVKPKTIAKSLAIGNPADGYYALKATAESKGAMDAVTDEEVVEGIKLLAQTEGIFAETAGGVTIGVLCKLVKQGLIKKGDVTVAYITGNGLKTQEAVVDAVGRPYRIQPSLVNFQKTFKMGKNSGGDS, encoded by the coding sequence ATGTCGAAAATGAAAGCGCTCGTGTGCCGGGAATGTGGGAAGGAATATCCACCCAAAGCCATCCACGTCTGTGAGATGTGCTTCGGCCCGCTGGAAGTGAAATATAACTACGATGAGATCAAGAGCACGATCTCGCGGAAGAAAATCGAGCAGGGTCCGAACAGCATGTGGCGCTATATCGACCTGCTGCCGGTCGAAAGCACCGCGATCATCGGCCCCCATGCCGGACTCACACCCTTGGTGCGGGCGAAAAATCTCGGCGCGCACCTGGGCATCGACGAGCTCTATATCAAGAACGATACGGTGAACCATCCGACCCTGTCGTTCAAAGATCGGGTCGTCTCGGTCGCCCTTACGCGCGCGCGGGAACTCGGCTTTGAAACGGTGGCCTGCGCCTCAACCGGCAACCTGGCCAACTCCGTCGCGGCTCACGCGGCGGCGGCCGGCATGAAGTGCTACGTGTTCATCCCGGCCGACCTTGAAGCGGCGAAGGTGCTCGGCAACCTGATTTACAAGCCGAACGTGGTCGAGGTCGAAGGCAACTACGACGATGTGAACCGGCTCTGCAGCGAAATCGCGGGTGAACATGGCTGGGCCTTCGTGAACATCAACATTCGCCCCTACTACGCCGAGGGTTCCAAAACGCTGGCGTTCGAAACCGTCGAACAACTCGGCTGGCGCACGCCGGATCAGGCCGTGATTCCGATGGCCTCGGGCTCCTTGCTGACGAAGATCTGGAAAGGCCTGCACGAAATGCATGCGCTGGGGCTGGTCGATTCCGTCCGCACCAAGATCAACGGTGCGCAGGCTGAGGGCTGCTCCCCGATCGCGACCGCCTTCAAGGCAGGCCGGGACTTCTTCAAGCCGGTCAAGCCGAAGACGATCGCCAAGTCGCTCGCCATCGGCAACCCGGCCGACGGCTACTACGCCTTGAAAGCCACCGCAGAAAGCAAAGGCGCGATGGACGCGGTGACAGACGAGGAAGTCGTGGAAGGCATCAAGCTGCTGGCCCAAACTGAAGGCATTTTCGCCGAGACCGCCGGCGGCGTGACCATCGGCGTGTTGTGCAAGCTCGTGAAGCAGGGATTGATCAAGAAGGGCGACGTCACGGTCGCCTATATCACCGGCAACGGGCTCAAGACCCAGGAAGCGGTTGTGGACGCCGTCGGACGTCCGTACCGCATCCAGCCCAGCCTGGTGAACTTCCAAAAAACATTCAAAATGGGAAAGAACAGTGGTGGTGACTCATGA
- a CDS encoding FAD-dependent monooxygenase — MGRAMIETDVAIVGAGGGGAVLALMLAQQGVRSLVLERAAGPPQGLRGEILQPNGQRVLDRLGLLDKLPVHAVRSVRRFNFCRAGGERLCTVDYGDLPAPYNRALVTLPNVAHHAILDALEQQNPGALWYDATFTGLRFDGSRVIGLQATRHGEPVDISARLVVGADGALSKVRESLGITAQLHRYPQSYLIAILKAPPGFDEARYLVGKREILGLFPAAGQQVYAFYMIKAGSYEAVKAQGLEALRRAWVRIDPGMEGIVQELVDWSQTGYMPTGRVKTDRWVADGALLIGDAAHAMNPHASQGRMQAMVDAVVVADLIPGWLKKNDFSAESLRAFEVARRPQVSMLQRLADEQCRFWNTGNPLVAYLRDRVFRTLDRNARLRYRVLSTTAGLRSRPPFSLLDRVMAAGFLPDPRAQVRSSNES; from the coding sequence ATGGGCCGTGCAATGATCGAGACAGATGTGGCGATTGTCGGGGCGGGCGGCGGGGGCGCCGTATTGGCCCTGATGCTTGCGCAACAGGGCGTGCGGTCGCTGGTGTTGGAGCGGGCCGCCGGGCCGCCGCAGGGATTGCGGGGCGAGATCCTGCAGCCGAACGGGCAGCGCGTGCTCGATCGCCTCGGATTATTGGACAAGCTTCCTGTCCACGCGGTGCGGTCGGTCCGGCGATTCAACTTTTGCCGGGCGGGCGGTGAACGGCTCTGTACGGTGGATTATGGCGACTTGCCGGCTCCCTACAATCGTGCTCTGGTGACGCTGCCCAACGTGGCGCACCATGCCATCCTCGATGCGCTGGAACAACAGAATCCCGGCGCGCTCTGGTACGACGCCACCTTTACCGGCCTCCGGTTCGACGGTTCGCGGGTGATCGGTTTGCAGGCAACACGTCACGGGGAACCGGTCGATATTTCGGCGCGGCTGGTCGTCGGCGCCGACGGTGCGTTGTCCAAAGTACGCGAGTCGCTCGGTATCACCGCCCAACTCCATCGGTATCCCCAAAGTTATCTCATTGCCATTCTCAAGGCTCCGCCTGGCTTCGACGAGGCACGGTATCTGGTGGGCAAGCGCGAAATCCTGGGCCTCTTTCCTGCCGCCGGGCAACAGGTCTACGCCTTCTATATGATCAAGGCCGGATCGTATGAGGCGGTCAAAGCTCAGGGGTTGGAGGCGTTGCGGAGGGCCTGGGTCCGAATCGATCCCGGCATGGAAGGGATTGTCCAAGAACTGGTCGATTGGAGCCAGACGGGTTACATGCCCACCGGACGTGTGAAAACCGATCGATGGGTGGCGGATGGCGCCTTGCTCATCGGGGATGCGGCGCACGCCATGAACCCGCATGCGTCTCAGGGGCGGATGCAGGCGATGGTGGACGCGGTGGTCGTGGCGGATCTCATTCCCGGTTGGTTGAAGAAGAACGATTTCTCTGCTGAGTCGTTACGCGCGTTCGAGGTGGCCCGGCGGCCGCAGGTGTCCATGTTGCAGCGGTTGGCCGATGAGCAATGTCGATTTTGGAATACCGGCAATCCGCTGGTGGCCTATTTGCGGGATCGGGTGTTCCGGACGCTCGACCGGAATGCCAGGCTGCGCTATCGTGTGCTCTCGACGACCGCCGGCTTGCGAAGTCGTCCTCCGTTTTCACTGCTCGATCGGGTGATGGCGGCGGGATTCCTGCCCGATCCGCGCGCTCAGGTGCGATCATCGAATGAATCGTGA
- a CDS encoding ABC transporter ATP-binding protein, with protein sequence MLAVVTFVCAGLATALELVPPYLVKIVIDDVIQSKRPEMLPWVLGALLGSYVLRNLMSSMRVRFNNLLEQKAVHALRMQVFGALQRLSLSYFENRSTGEIMTRVTSDTEHVERIFVDGLEGLLTASLTLVGITIMMFVLNWKLALLSLLPIPILIVCAAWFTRRVHGYYAEIRKSVADLNAYLQDALSGIKETIGFNQHEYERKRFETLSLTYSQNSLRAMFLWSWYWPGMVFVGSTGTLLILWHGAGEVLAGELTVGQLVMFLSYLGLFYTPINEIHSLNHMLQHALAASERVFEILDTKPEVEDRPGAVRPVERLRGAVEYQHVGFGYRKDGTVLSDVNLTVRPGERIALVGPSGAGKTSLLKLLMRFYDVRSGAVLVDGHDVRDLPLDFLRGQIGLVQQEPFLFNGTVRQNIVYSDLSAGHERVEAAARAARAHDFITRLPDGYDSWIGERGVKLSVGQKQRVSIARVLLKDPPIVIFDEATSNIDTETEVKIREALNDLTKGRTTFIIAHRLATLHDVDRIIVVERGTIIEEGDHEALMKRGGVYAGLYEAQFKI encoded by the coding sequence ATGCTGGCGGTGGTGACCTTCGTGTGCGCGGGTCTCGCCACGGCGCTGGAATTGGTTCCGCCGTATCTCGTTAAGATCGTCATCGACGATGTGATCCAGTCGAAGCGTCCTGAGATGTTGCCTTGGGTGTTGGGAGCGCTACTCGGCTCCTATGTCCTGCGGAATCTCATGAGCTCGATGCGGGTCCGGTTCAACAATCTGCTCGAACAGAAGGCCGTGCATGCGTTGCGCATGCAGGTGTTCGGGGCGCTGCAACGCCTGTCGTTGAGCTATTTCGAGAACCGCTCGACGGGTGAGATCATGACCCGGGTGACCAGCGACACCGAACATGTCGAGCGGATTTTCGTCGATGGACTGGAGGGATTACTGACGGCCTCGCTGACTCTGGTCGGCATCACGATCATGATGTTCGTGCTGAACTGGAAGCTCGCGCTGCTTTCGCTGCTCCCCATTCCGATTCTGATCGTCTGTGCCGCCTGGTTTACGCGACGGGTGCACGGGTACTACGCCGAGATCCGAAAAAGCGTGGCGGACCTCAATGCCTATCTTCAGGATGCCTTGTCGGGCATCAAAGAGACCATCGGCTTCAATCAACACGAGTATGAACGCAAACGATTCGAGACATTGAGCCTGACGTACAGTCAAAACAGCCTGCGGGCCATGTTCCTGTGGTCCTGGTACTGGCCGGGTATGGTGTTTGTGGGCAGCACCGGCACGCTGTTGATTCTGTGGCACGGCGCGGGAGAAGTGCTGGCCGGAGAACTGACGGTCGGTCAGTTGGTGATGTTCCTCTCTTACCTCGGGCTCTTTTATACGCCGATCAATGAAATCCACTCGTTGAATCACATGCTGCAGCATGCGCTGGCGGCCAGTGAGCGTGTGTTTGAAATCCTCGATACCAAACCGGAGGTTGAAGACCGTCCCGGCGCGGTGCGGCCCGTCGAACGACTGAGAGGCGCGGTGGAGTATCAGCATGTGGGGTTCGGCTACCGGAAGGACGGCACCGTTCTCTCCGACGTGAATCTCACGGTCAGGCCGGGCGAACGGATCGCCTTGGTCGGGCCGAGCGGAGCGGGCAAAACATCGCTCTTGAAGCTGTTGATGCGGTTTTACGACGTGCGCAGCGGGGCGGTGCTGGTCGATGGGCATGATGTGCGAGATCTGCCGCTGGACTTTCTGAGAGGGCAGATCGGCTTGGTGCAGCAAGAGCCCTTTCTCTTCAACGGCACCGTGCGCCAGAATATCGTCTATAGCGACCTCTCGGCCGGCCATGAGCGTGTGGAAGCGGCCGCCCGGGCGGCGCGAGCCCATGACTTTATCACCCGACTGCCGGACGGGTATGATAGCTGGATCGGGGAGCGCGGGGTAAAATTATCGGTCGGGCAGAAGCAGCGGGTTTCGATTGCGCGCGTGCTGCTGAAAGATCCCCCCATCGTGATCTTCGACGAGGCGACGTCCAATATCGATACGGAAACCGAGGTGAAAATCCGTGAAGCCCTGAACGATCTGACCAAGGGTCGAACGACCTTTATCATTGCACATCGCCTGGCCACACTCCATGACGTGGACCGCATCATCGTGGTGGAGCGCGGGACGATTATTGAGGAAGGCGATCACGAGGCCCTGATGAAACGCGGCGGGGTGTATGCCGGTCTGTACGAGGCCCAGTTTAAAATTTAA
- the moeB gene encoding molybdopterin-synthase adenylyltransferase MoeB translates to MEFTETQINRYSRHILLPEVGGKGQKKIVQAKVLIVGAGGLGSPAALYLAAAGIGTIGLIDSDVVDLSNLQRQVIHQTPDVGRPKVVSGKEKIQALNPDVNVVMYEERLTAGNALKIMSGYDVVIDGVDNFPTKFLINDACYFAGKPLVHGGILRFDGRVTTIIPKKSACYRCVFKKPPPEGLVASCQEAGVIGVLAGIIGTIQATEALKLILGIGRPLTDRLLDFDARRTQFREIRIKRNPDCPLCGERPTITELIEDGDVAGPTCALPGQRNL, encoded by the coding sequence ATGGAATTCACAGAAACACAGATCAACCGCTACAGCCGGCATATTCTTCTGCCTGAAGTCGGTGGCAAGGGGCAGAAGAAGATCGTGCAGGCGAAGGTCCTCATCGTCGGCGCAGGAGGGCTCGGCTCCCCTGCCGCGCTTTATCTCGCGGCCGCCGGAATCGGCACGATCGGCCTCATCGACAGCGATGTCGTGGACCTGAGCAACCTGCAACGGCAGGTTATTCACCAGACGCCGGACGTGGGCCGCCCGAAGGTCGTCTCCGGCAAGGAAAAGATTCAGGCGCTGAATCCCGACGTGAACGTGGTGATGTACGAAGAGCGACTCACCGCCGGCAATGCGCTGAAAATCATGAGCGGCTACGATGTGGTCATCGACGGCGTAGATAACTTCCCGACGAAGTTTCTGATCAACGATGCCTGTTATTTTGCCGGTAAACCCCTGGTGCATGGCGGCATTCTTCGATTCGACGGTCGTGTCACCACCATTATTCCGAAGAAGTCGGCCTGTTATCGCTGCGTGTTCAAAAAGCCGCCACCAGAGGGACTCGTCGCCTCCTGTCAGGAAGCCGGTGTCATCGGTGTGCTGGCCGGCATCATCGGAACCATCCAAGCCACCGAGGCTCTGAAACTGATCCTCGGCATCGGTCGCCCGTTGACCGATCGGCTGTTGGATTTTGATGCGCGCCGCACCCAGTTCAGAGAAATCCGCATTAAACGGAATCCCGATTGTCCGCTGTGCGGCGAACGGCCCACGATCACGGAGCTGATTGAAGACGGCGACGTCGCCGGGCCGACTTGTGCGCTCCCGGGTCAACGTAACTTGTAG
- a CDS encoding MoaD/ThiS family protein, translating into MIKVRIPTPLRPLTKGQGEVESAAANIVDMIGSLDATYPGLKNRLCDEKGDLRRFVNIYVNEEDIRFLNGKETSLKDGDEVSIVPAIAGG; encoded by the coding sequence ATGATTAAGGTTCGTATTCCAACGCCCCTGCGTCCCCTCACAAAGGGTCAGGGCGAAGTTGAATCCGCGGCAGCCAACATTGTGGACATGATCGGATCGCTCGACGCGACCTATCCGGGGCTGAAGAACCGTCTCTGCGATGAAAAAGGCGACTTGCGCCGCTTCGTCAACATCTACGTCAACGAGGAAGACATCCGCTTCCTCAACGGGAAAGAGACCTCGCTGAAAGACGGCGACGAAGTGTCGATTGTTCCCGCGATCGCCGGAGGGTAA
- a CDS encoding M67 family metallopeptidase gives MPDLSIPQHILDQIVTHARELAPFECCGLLAGTNKTVTHLYRITNIVAVEGAEKLSTFDDDKVAHLERLSPEERAEIAFVMDMGDFSAAKKDIRKNGLDLQVVYHSHPKDPARPSHTDIKIATDYEEIWERINLPVPAYLLVSLMHSPAADIRTYWIAGGKVRPADVHII, from the coding sequence ATGCCCGATCTATCGATTCCGCAACACATCCTGGATCAGATCGTCACGCATGCGCGCGAGTTAGCGCCGTTCGAATGCTGCGGCCTGCTCGCCGGGACGAACAAGACCGTCACACACCTCTACCGCATCACCAACATCGTGGCCGTCGAAGGGGCGGAAAAACTCTCGACCTTCGATGACGACAAGGTCGCCCACCTCGAACGGCTATCCCCTGAGGAGCGGGCTGAGATCGCCTTCGTGATGGACATGGGGGATTTTTCGGCCGCTAAGAAAGACATCCGCAAGAACGGCTTGGACCTCCAGGTGGTCTACCACTCCCATCCGAAAGACCCGGCGCGCCCCTCGCACACCGACATTAAGATTGCCACCGATTACGAAGAAATCTGGGAACGCATCAATCTCCCCGTCCCCGCCTATCTCCTCGTGTCTCTCATGCACTCCCCCGCAGCGGACATCCGCACCTACTGGATCGCCGGCGGAAAAGTTCGCCCGGCCGACGTGCACATTATCTAG
- a CDS encoding TPM domain-containing protein — protein sequence MSHRFRIIIGSIVGLGLLLLLATVPVGFAREPVPSYDPQGYVSDHAGVIDAEWRARIRSVCQDLERKTGVEMVVVTVPTLKPYGSANDYAVGLYQKWGIGSAQNEHGVLVLLSVQERQAAVTMGRRMLPVMGGNVVGKVGHEYLDPAIKNGHFGEGLYRTVVGLASVSQDIRVSNVQKAHFRGLGFWITITTASGALWFLWWLSRPDLRHPYGRIRKGQYWGSGQGGFGGNFGGMGGGTSGEGWK from the coding sequence ATGAGTCATCGATTCAGGATCATCATCGGTTCCATTGTGGGGTTGGGCCTTCTGCTGCTGTTGGCTACAGTGCCGGTCGGGTTTGCCCGTGAGCCTGTGCCATCATATGACCCGCAGGGCTATGTCAGCGACCATGCCGGGGTGATCGATGCGGAGTGGCGCGCCAGAATCCGTTCGGTCTGCCAGGATCTTGAACGCAAGACCGGGGTCGAAATGGTGGTCGTCACCGTGCCCACGCTGAAACCCTATGGTTCGGCCAATGACTATGCGGTCGGTCTCTATCAGAAATGGGGCATCGGTTCGGCCCAGAATGAGCATGGGGTGTTGGTGCTGTTGTCGGTGCAGGAGCGCCAGGCGGCCGTCACCATGGGACGACGGATGTTGCCGGTGATGGGTGGAAATGTGGTCGGGAAGGTCGGGCATGAATATCTCGACCCTGCCATCAAGAACGGCCACTTCGGCGAAGGACTCTATCGAACCGTCGTGGGATTGGCGTCGGTCTCGCAGGACATTCGTGTGTCCAACGTGCAGAAGGCACACTTTCGCGGACTCGGCTTCTGGATCACCATCACCACGGCTAGCGGCGCATTGTGGTTTCTCTGGTGGCTCAGCCGGCCCGATCTGCGCCATCCCTATGGGCGGATTAGAAAAGGCCAGTATTGGGGCAGCGGCCAAGGAGGGTTTGGCGGGAACTTCGGCGGCATGGGCGGAGGGACGAGCGGGGAGGGGTGGAAGTAG
- a CDS encoding NIL domain-containing protein yields MTSLRFHIRFPENKIKEPIIYQIGHEYKVVTNVRRADVRETTGWMDLELTGETEEIERAIDGIRTKGCVVDPIELNVVE; encoded by the coding sequence ATGACGAGCCTACGATTCCACATTCGCTTCCCCGAAAATAAGATCAAAGAGCCGATCATTTATCAGATCGGCCATGAATATAAGGTGGTGACCAACGTGCGTCGGGCCGATGTACGCGAGACGACCGGATGGATGGATCTCGAACTGACCGGCGAGACGGAAGAGATCGAGCGAGCCATCGACGGCATTCGCACCAAAGGCTGCGTGGTCGATCCCATTGAGTTGAACGTGGTGGAATAA
- a CDS encoding nuclear transport factor 2 family protein has product MTSENVPAVVARYFSAIGEMDPDAWVACFAEQGTSYEPGAPAPLQGHAALRQFLAGVLGAFEKITMTQDHVFLSGNRVAVKFTGHGTGKNGGQVSFEGIDVFEINQEGKIQTMWGYWNPAAMLAQLQG; this is encoded by the coding sequence ATGACCTCTGAGAACGTTCCGGCAGTGGTGGCCCGATATTTTAGCGCCATAGGAGAGATGGACCCTGACGCCTGGGTCGCCTGCTTCGCAGAGCAGGGAACCAGTTACGAACCGGGAGCACCCGCACCGCTACAGGGCCATGCGGCATTGCGACAATTTCTAGCGGGGGTGCTCGGAGCCTTTGAAAAGATCACCATGACGCAGGACCACGTCTTCCTATCCGGCAACCGGGTCGCGGTGAAGTTCACGGGGCACGGCACCGGCAAAAATGGCGGGCAGGTGAGCTTCGAAGGCATCGATGTGTTCGAGATCAACCAGGAAGGAAAAATCCAAACGATGTGGGGCTACTGGAACCCAGCGGCCATGCTGGCGCAATTGCAGGGGTAA
- the def gene encoding peptide deformylase, with protein sequence MAILAISKLGNPILRQKALPLTPAEIKKAAFQQLIDDMFETMYDEPGIGLAAPQVGRSQQLVVMDCPGEGGFPKTVLINPTIEFYGPEQVEGWEGCLSVDGLRGKVTRPSTVRVTGLDRNGKPFDFEASGLYAVCIQHELDHLIGKLFIDRMTDFSTLTQMDEFQKYWQKEPASVI encoded by the coding sequence ATGGCGATCTTGGCGATCAGCAAACTCGGTAATCCGATTCTCCGGCAGAAGGCCCTGCCTCTGACCCCGGCGGAGATAAAAAAAGCTGCATTCCAGCAACTCATCGACGACATGTTTGAAACCATGTACGACGAACCGGGGATCGGCCTGGCCGCTCCGCAGGTGGGACGGTCGCAGCAACTCGTCGTGATGGATTGCCCCGGTGAAGGGGGCTTTCCCAAGACGGTGCTCATTAATCCGACGATCGAGTTTTACGGGCCCGAGCAGGTCGAAGGATGGGAAGGCTGCTTGAGCGTCGACGGATTGCGGGGCAAAGTGACGCGTCCCTCGACCGTTCGAGTGACGGGGCTGGATCGGAACGGGAAGCCGTTCGATTTCGAAGCCAGCGGATTGTATGCCGTCTGTATCCAACATGAGCTGGACCATCTCATCGGCAAATTGTTCATCGACCGGATGACCGACTTCTCCACACTGACCCAGATGGATGAATTTCAGAAGTATTGGCAGAAGGAACCGGCCAGTGTCATCTGA
- the moeB gene encoding molybdopterin-synthase adenylyltransferase MoeB: MEFTEQQIQRYSRHIILNEVGGKGQVKLSKAKVLLIGAGGLGSPAALYLAAAGIGTIGLVDGDVVDLSNLQRQILHTTATIGVPKVESGRRMLSAINPDITIKTYQLNVDTENILGLVSDYDIVLDGSDNFTTRFLVNDACFFARKTLISASMFRFEGQLTTIKPHAGYPCYRCLYPEPPPAGLVPNCQEAGVLGVLAGTMGILQASEAIKEILGIGETIADKLVIYDALEMKFRKVSRPKDPRCPLCSATPTIKDLGGDYSVACTI; the protein is encoded by the coding sequence ATGGAATTTACCGAACAGCAAATACAGCGCTATAGCCGGCACATCATCCTCAACGAGGTCGGCGGCAAGGGACAGGTCAAACTGTCCAAGGCCAAGGTCCTCCTGATCGGAGCCGGGGGACTCGGCTCGCCCGCAGCCCTGTATCTGGCGGCTGCCGGCATCGGCACCATCGGCCTGGTGGACGGCGACGTGGTGGATCTCTCGAATCTCCAGCGGCAGATTCTCCATACGACTGCCACCATCGGGGTGCCCAAGGTGGAATCCGGGAGAAGGATGCTGTCGGCCATCAACCCCGACATCACGATCAAGACCTATCAGCTGAACGTCGATACCGAGAATATTCTTGGACTCGTGTCCGACTATGACATCGTGCTGGACGGCTCCGACAATTTCACCACGCGCTTCCTCGTCAACGATGCCTGTTTCTTCGCGAGGAAGACACTCATCTCGGCCAGCATGTTTCGCTTCGAAGGACAGCTCACAACCATCAAGCCGCATGCCGGTTACCCTTGCTACCGATGTCTCTACCCGGAACCGCCGCCGGCCGGATTGGTCCCGAACTGTCAGGAAGCCGGTGTACTGGGGGTCCTGGCCGGAACCATGGGCATCCTCCAAGCCTCTGAAGCCATCAAGGAAATTCTGGGCATCGGCGAGACAATCGCGGACAAGCTCGTGATCTACGATGCGCTGGAGATGAAGTTCCGGAAGGTGTCGCGCCCGAAAGATCCGCGTTGCCCCCTCTGTAGCGCCACGCCGACGATCAAAGATCTAGGCGGAGATTACAGCGTCGCCTGCACCATCTGA
- the thiS gene encoding sulfur carrier protein ThiS, with translation MQVMINGKSEEIAGGSVLDLLKAKSIEPQMVAVEVNDIMLERTHLETTQLKDGDHVEFLFYMGGGR, from the coding sequence ATGCAGGTCATGATCAACGGCAAGTCCGAAGAGATCGCAGGAGGCAGCGTGCTGGATCTCTTGAAAGCCAAGAGCATCGAACCCCAAATGGTGGCGGTTGAAGTGAATGACATCATGCTCGAACGGACACACCTCGAGACGACACAGCTGAAAGACGGCGATCATGTGGAATTTCTGTTCTACATGGGCGGTGGCCGGTGA
- the cysK gene encoding cysteine synthase A yields the protein MTVKAHADITELIGGTPLVRLNRLSKPGGATIYAKVESFNPGGSIKDRICLNMINEAERLGKLKPGGTIVEPTSGNTGIGLALVAAVRGYKLILVMPESMSMERASLLSSYGAQLVLTAAWEGMKGSIKEAESIVAQNPSYYMPDQFSNPANPDMHRKTTGPEIVNALDGRVDAFVAAVGTGGTITGCGEVIRQRNPAAKIVAVEPAGSPVLSGGDPGPHKIQGIGAGFVPKVLNRTLLDRVVTVTDDEAYQTAKLLAKKEGLLVGISAGANVFAAQKIAEELGPGKNVVTILCDTGERYISIEKYFNI from the coding sequence GTGACCGTCAAGGCCCATGCAGATATCACCGAGCTGATCGGCGGAACCCCGCTGGTTCGACTCAACCGCCTGAGCAAACCGGGCGGGGCCACGATCTACGCCAAGGTGGAATCGTTCAATCCGGGCGGCAGTATCAAGGACCGCATCTGCTTGAACATGATCAACGAGGCCGAGCGCCTGGGCAAACTAAAGCCGGGCGGCACCATCGTCGAACCGACCAGCGGCAATACCGGCATCGGCCTGGCGCTGGTGGCGGCGGTACGGGGATATAAACTCATTTTGGTGATGCCCGAGAGCATGAGCATGGAACGAGCCAGCCTCCTGTCGTCCTATGGAGCACAGCTCGTGCTCACCGCGGCATGGGAAGGCATGAAAGGCTCGATCAAGGAAGCGGAGAGCATCGTCGCGCAGAATCCGTCTTACTATATGCCCGACCAGTTCTCCAACCCGGCCAACCCGGATATGCACCGGAAAACGACCGGCCCGGAAATTGTGAATGCCCTGGATGGACGCGTGGACGCCTTCGTGGCGGCAGTCGGTACCGGCGGCACCATCACAGGCTGCGGCGAGGTGATCCGCCAACGAAATCCGGCTGCCAAAATCGTGGCCGTGGAACCCGCCGGTTCGCCCGTGTTGTCCGGCGGAGACCCGGGGCCGCACAAGATCCAGGGCATCGGCGCCGGGTTCGTGCCGAAAGTGCTGAACCGCACGCTGCTCGACCGCGTGGTGACCGTGACCGACGATGAAGCCTATCAAACGGCGAAACTGCTCGCGAAGAAAGAAGGACTGCTGGTCGGCATCTCCGCAGGAGCCAACGTCTTCGCCGCGCAAAAGATCGCCGAAGAATTGGGGCCGGGGAAAAACGTCGTCACCATTCTCTGCGACACCGGCGAGCGGTATATCAGCATCGAAAAGTATTTCAACATTTGA
- a CDS encoding HEAT repeat domain-containing protein, translating into MMGVKQRMVGRLLVRGLVCLGLVGITADQAWSDATVWPVQMPYEAPPKSEPVPDVSVAPNTKALTPEELQRAEALLPLLEGKQEFWAMGEFVHLGEPVLSVVTKALAMPGPRIRYNAIETLSMIKSPAAVPALLETAKLGTELPRIREHALRVAVRLDPMEAAPAIEVMAKDANASIRKAAAVEARYVRRKEVIQPLIDLLGDDERFVALSAVQSLWTLTRHETEFHDWDASGKQDRQAWAQEWIEWWNQSKETFEMPEPKSRKRAG; encoded by the coding sequence ATGATGGGTGTGAAGCAGCGCATGGTCGGTCGATTGTTGGTGCGGGGCCTGGTGTGCCTGGGCTTGGTAGGAATCACGGCAGATCAAGCCTGGTCCGATGCCACCGTATGGCCGGTGCAGATGCCGTATGAGGCGCCGCCCAAGTCCGAGCCGGTGCCGGATGTTTCGGTGGCCCCGAATACCAAGGCCCTGACGCCTGAGGAACTACAGCGGGCCGAGGCGCTGTTGCCGTTGTTGGAGGGGAAGCAGGAATTCTGGGCGATGGGCGAATTCGTGCACCTGGGTGAGCCGGTTCTTTCGGTGGTGACCAAGGCGCTGGCCATGCCCGGTCCGCGGATCCGGTACAATGCCATTGAGACGCTCTCCATGATCAAGTCTCCGGCTGCCGTGCCGGCCCTGCTGGAGACGGCGAAGCTGGGAACCGAACTGCCTCGCATTCGCGAGCATGCGCTCCGGGTCGCGGTGCGCCTGGATCCGATGGAGGCCGCGCCGGCCATTGAGGTGATGGCGAAAGATGCCAATGCGTCGATTCGCAAAGCAGCGGCGGTTGAAGCGCGGTATGTTCGTCGGAAAGAGGTGATTCAGCCCCTCATCGATCTGTTGGGGGACGACGAACGGTTCGTGGCCTTGTCTGCTGTGCAGTCGCTCTGGACCTTGACCCGGCATGAGACGGAGTTTCACGATTGGGATGCTTCCGGCAAACAGGATCGTCAGGCTTGGGCGCAGGAATGGATTGAATGGTGGAATCAGTCGAAAGAAACGTTTGAAATGCCGGAGCCGAAGAGCCGCAAACGGGCCGGGTGA